In Desulfonatronovibrio hydrogenovorans DSM 9292, a single genomic region encodes these proteins:
- the mnmE gene encoding tRNA uridine-5-carboxymethylaminomethyl(34) synthesis GTPase MnmE: MNHQKDTIAAISTPVGLGAVGIVRLSGPDALAITGKIFTPGRKKKSLEPYRLVHGWIASISGEALDEVLVSFMPGPGSYTGEDTIEINCHGNPAILEGVLEAVLALGARMAEPGEFTKRAFLNGKMDLTRAEAVIELINAPTQAGVFMARNKLQGLLAEKIQGLRQSLEELKKQLCLAVDFPEEEIECLSQKDLAGQALACCTDLRGLITDSDQNRIWTDGALVVLTGRVNAGKSSLMNAILGRERAIVTELPGTTRDYLEEGLNLKGLPVRLVDTAGLRATADQVEKKGMERGWELIRSAHVLVLVMDATLAPSPQDQEVLAQTDPEKLIIALNKWDLAASPLPWIKTIEHDYPDVLKISAKTGLGLEQLLSRIRQKALAGQELDPGGCLLPNLRQKSCLEKAVLELEALAGEALAGIPYDLLAARLDYACAELDQITGRITPDEVLDSIFDNFCIGK, encoded by the coding sequence ATGAATCACCAGAAAGACACCATAGCTGCCATTTCAACCCCGGTAGGCCTGGGGGCAGTGGGCATTGTCAGGCTGAGCGGACCGGATGCCCTGGCCATAACCGGCAAAATCTTTACCCCGGGCAGAAAAAAGAAAAGCCTTGAGCCCTACAGGCTTGTCCACGGCTGGATTGCCAGCATCAGCGGGGAAGCTCTGGATGAAGTGCTGGTCAGCTTCATGCCCGGGCCGGGATCATATACAGGGGAAGACACCATTGAAATCAACTGCCACGGAAATCCTGCTATTCTGGAAGGAGTGCTGGAGGCAGTGCTGGCCCTGGGAGCCAGGATGGCAGAACCTGGTGAGTTCACCAAGCGGGCCTTTTTAAATGGCAAGATGGACCTGACCCGGGCCGAAGCAGTCATTGAATTGATCAATGCCCCCACTCAGGCCGGAGTATTCATGGCCAGAAACAAGCTCCAGGGACTTCTGGCCGAAAAAATCCAGGGACTCAGACAGAGCCTTGAGGAACTCAAAAAACAGCTCTGCCTGGCGGTTGACTTCCCTGAAGAGGAAATTGAATGCCTTTCCCAAAAGGACCTTGCCGGCCAAGCCCTTGCCTGCTGCACTGATCTCAGAGGGCTGATCACTGATTCGGACCAGAACAGGATCTGGACTGATGGAGCCCTGGTGGTCCTGACCGGACGGGTCAATGCCGGCAAGTCAAGCCTGATGAACGCCATACTGGGCAGGGAAAGAGCCATTGTCACCGAACTTCCCGGAACCACCAGGGACTACCTGGAAGAAGGGCTGAATCTGAAAGGTTTGCCAGTAAGGCTGGTGGATACAGCCGGACTCAGGGCCACAGCTGATCAGGTGGAAAAAAAAGGTATGGAAAGGGGCTGGGAACTGATCAGGTCGGCTCATGTCCTGGTGCTGGTCATGGACGCCACCCTTGCTCCTTCCCCCCAGGACCAGGAAGTCCTGGCCCAGACAGACCCTGAAAAACTGATCATTGCCCTGAATAAATGGGACCTGGCAGCATCGCCTCTGCCCTGGATCAAAACTATTGAACATGATTACCCGGATGTCCTGAAAATTTCCGCCAAAACAGGGCTCGGCCTGGAACAACTCCTGTCCAGGATCAGGCAGAAAGCCTTAGCTGGGCAGGAGCTGGACCCCGGGGGTTGTCTGCTGCCCAATTTGAGGCAGAAGTCCTGTCTGGAAAAAGCCGTTCTTGAGCTTGAAGCCCTGGCTGGGGAAGCCCTGGCAGGAATTCCTTATGATCTCCTGGCTGCCAGACTTGATTATGCATGCGCTGAACTGGACCAGATCACCGGGAGGATCACTCCGGATGAAGTCCTTGATTCGATCTTTGACAACTTCTGCATCGGCAAATAA